Part of the Usitatibacter palustris genome, CATTCGTCGCCCGGCAATGGATCCGAAAGCACCGGGACATACGAGAAATTCGGATGCTCGGCCGCCCACTTCGCCGGCACCTCGGGCAAATAGAGATCCGATCGCGCACGCGCGCCCCAGTAGAGAACCATCTGCCGGTCCATGTCCTTCTGGAATGCGTGCTCGATGAGCGACTTGATCGGCGCGAAGCCGGTGCCGCCGGCGACGAAGATCACCGGCTTGTCGGAGTCCTCGCGCAAATAGAAGGTGCCCAGGGGACCCTCGAAGCGGATGATCGCCCGCTCCTTCATTTCCTCGAAGACGAACTTCGAGAACGCGCCGCCCGGCGCCTTGCGCACGTGCAGTTGCAGCAGCGCGTCGTCATGCGGCGCATTCGCCATCGAGAAGCTGCGGCGCTTGCCGTCCTTCAGCAGGATGTCGATGTACTGGCCCGCGAGGAACTGCAGCCGCTCCGAGGCGGGGAGCTTGAGGTAGAGAACGGCGACGTCCTCCGCGGGCTTTTCCACGCGCTCGATGCGCGCGGGGAGCGTGCGAATCTGGAGATCCTTCGCGCCGGCGAGCTCGCGAACCTGCAACGTGACATCCGTGAGCGGCTTGGTGCAGCACGTGAGCGCCTTGCCCGCGGCCTTCTCGCTGTCATGCAGCGCGCGCTCCTGGTAGTCGCCGTATTGCAGCTCGCCCGAGACGAGCGTCGACTTGCAGGCGCCGCACGCGCCGTTGC contains:
- a CDS encoding CDP-6-deoxy-delta-3,4-glucoseen reductase; translated protein: MAESHEVRLEPSGHTFSVNSGETVLEAALRQGIGLPYGCRNGACGACKSTLVSGELQYGDYQERALHDSEKAAGKALTCCTKPLTDVTLQVRELAGAKDLQIRTLPARIERVEKPAEDVAVLYLKLPASERLQFLAGQYIDILLKDGKRRSFSMANAPHDDALLQLHVRKAPGGAFSKFVFEEMKERAIIRFEGPLGTFYLREDSDKPVIFVAGGTGFAPIKSLIEHAFQKDMDRQMVLYWGARARSDLYLPEVPAKWAAEHPNFSYVPVLSDPLPGDEWSGRTGFVHQAVLDDFPSLAGFQVYACGAPAMTDIAKATFVEQKGLPEDEFFCDAFTYSVDPKK